In Camelus ferus isolate YT-003-E chromosome 10, BCGSAC_Cfer_1.0, whole genome shotgun sequence, the following proteins share a genomic window:
- the OVCH2 gene encoding ovochymase-2 translates to MRMNKNKLILLLGMICLEQRKSTSLSLPKAPTCGQSLMTRPWNYLNTFSRIVGGSQVERGSYPWQVSLKQRQKHVCGGTIISPQWVITAAHCVANRNIVSTLNVTAGEHDLSYTEPGEQTLTIETIIIHPYFSTKKPMDYDIALLKMAGGFHFEPGERFEPGFICTTVGWGRLTEDGLISQVLQEVNLPILTKDECITALLTLQKPISGQTFLCTGFPDGGKDACQGDSGGSLMCRNKKGAWTLAGVTSWGLGCGRGWRNNLQKDDKGSPGIFTDLTKVLPWILKHIQIGKQRKSSRASCDEQDRVISASEGELHFPESPFLFYESNQRCVWTLLVPEEMHVFLSFSHFDAESCHHNYLSIHSLEDRLIGKFCGDSLASSVLVGSDSVRLRFISDATDNAVGFNLTYKALKPNYLPDSGCSSLTILFEEGLIQSLHYPEDYSDLANCNWVFQAPKHYLIKLSFQKLEIEESGDCTSDYVSVYRDVERKKEIARLCGFVVPAPVLSASGVMSISFQSDENATFRGFQATVSFVPETDVNISRLENESVFLETWNVPPEGPSASGEVWREGRTQGEPHMGMKAEIRVMDHPQAKERHRLPANRKMPEERPGPDTASPSSEGISLTNTLISDLGSKTVTQ, encoded by the exons ATGCGTATGAACAAGAATAAGCTCATTTTACTACTTGGAATGATCTGTTTGGAACAAAGGAAATCTACAAGTCTGTCTCTCCCCAAAG ctccCACTTGTGGGCAGAGTCTGATGACACGGCCTTGGAATTACCTTAATACTTTCAGTCGCATTGTTGGGGGAAGCCAAGTGGAAAGGGGTTCCTACCCTTGGCAG GTATCTCTGAAACAAAGGCAGAAGCATGTCTGTGGTGGGACCATCATCTCGCCACAGTGGGTGATTACGGCTGCTCACTGCGTTGCAAACAG AAATATTGTATCAACTTTGAATGTTACTGCTGGAGAACATGACTTGAGCTATACAGAGCCAGGAGAGCAAACCCTCACCATTGAAACCATCATCATACACCCATATTTCTCCACCAAGAAACCAATGGATTATGATATTGCTCTTTTGAAGATGGCTGGAGGTTTCCATTTTG AGCCAGGGGAACGATTTGAGCCTGGATTTATTTGTACAACCGTGGGCTGGGGCCGCTTGACTGAAG acGGCCTCATCTCGCAAGTCTTGCAGGAAGTGAATCTGCCCATTTTGACCAAAGATGAATGTATTACAGCTCTGTTGACCCTACAGAAACCCATCAGTGGTCAGACCTTTCTCTGCACAGGTTTCCCAGATGGAGGAAAGGATGCCTGTCAG GGAGACTCAGGAGGATCCCTTATGTGCCGGAATAAGAAAGGGGCTTGGACTTTGGCTGGTGTGACTTCTTGGGGTTTGGGCTGTGGTCGAGGCTGGAGAAACAATCTGCAGAAAGATGATAAAGGATCCCCTGGGATCTTCACAGATCTTACTAAAGTACTTCCCTGGATCCTCAAACACATCCAAATCG ggaagcagagaaagagcTCCAGAG cctcATGTGATGAGCAGGATCGTGTGATCAGCGCATCTGAGGGGGAGCTGCACTTCCCAGAAAGCCCTTTCCTATTTTATGAGAGCAATCA ACGGTGTGTCTGGACCCTGCTGGTACCAGAGGAAATGCATGTGTTCCTCAGTTTTTCCCACTTCGACGCAGAGTCCTGTCACCACAATTACCTGTCGATACATTCTTTAGAAGACAGACTTATTG GGAAATTCTGTGGAGACAGTCTGGCTTCATCAGTTCTTGTTGGCTCTGACTCTGTAAGGCTGAGGTTCATCTCGGATGCCACAGACAATGCCGTTGGCTTTAATCTCACCTATAAAGCTCTTAAGCCAAACTACCTTCCTG ATTCAGGCTGCAGTTCCTTAACTATCCTTTTTGAAGAGGGCCTCATACAGAGTCTTCATTACCCCGAAGACTACAGCGACCTAGCCAACTGCAACTGGGTTTTTCAAGCCCCCAAACATTACCTAATTAAG ctttcttttcagaaactggAAATAGAAGAAAGTGGAGACTGCACTTCTGACTATGTGAGCGTGTACCGGGACgtagaaaggaagaaggaaatag CTCGGCTCTGTGGCTTTGTCGTCCCCGCCCCTGTGCTGAGCGCCTCTGGGGTGATGTCCATCAGCTTCCAGTCTGATGAAAATGCGACCTTCAGAGGCTTTCAGGCGACAGTCTCCTTCGTTCCTGAAACAG ATGTAAACATCTCCAGATTAGAAAATGAATCCGTGTTTCTGGAGACATGGAATGTACCACCTGAAGGACCCAGCGCTTCTG GGGAAGTTTGGAGAGAGGGACGCACACAGGGAGAACCTCATATGggcatgaaggcagagatcagggtgatggatcatccacaagccaaggaacgccaCAGACTGCCAGCCAACCGCAAGATGCCAGAGGAGAGGCCTGGGCCCGATACTGCATCGCCATCCTCCGAAGGAATCAGCCttaccaacaccttgatctcggaTCTAGGCTCCAAGACTGTGACACAATAA